The proteins below come from a single Stomoxys calcitrans chromosome 1, idStoCalc2.1, whole genome shotgun sequence genomic window:
- the LOC131997771 gene encoding uncharacterized protein DDB_G0271670-like, whose amino-acid sequence SSSSSSSSSSSSSSSSSSSSSSSSSSSSSSSSSSSSSSSSSSSSSSSSSSSSSSSSSSSSSSSSSSSSSSSSSSSSSSSSSSSSSSSSSSSSSSSSSSSSSSSTSTSTSTSTSTSTSTSTSTSTSTSTSTSTSTSTST is encoded by the coding sequence tcttcatcttcatcttcatcttcatcttcatcttcatcttcatcttcatcttcatcttcatcttcatcttcatcttcatcttcatcttcatcttcatcttcatcttcatcttcatcttcatcttcatcttcatcttcatcttcatcttcatcttcatcttcatcttcatcttcatcttcatcttcatcttcatcttcatcttcatcttcatcttcatcttcatcttcatcttcatcttcatcttcatcttcatcttcatcttcatcttcatcttcatcttcatcttcatcttcatcttcatcttcatctacatctacatctacatctacatctacatctacatctacatctacatctacatctacatctacatctacatctacatctacatctacatctacatctacatctaca